A genomic segment from Spinacia oleracea cultivar Varoflay chromosome 3, BTI_SOV_V1, whole genome shotgun sequence encodes:
- the LOC130470570 gene encoding uncharacterized protein — MSTRIITDPKGERADALREWVKNRTDWLSDRQARVLDVRNPTKEKVIITLDSLKLKRPYNTLQEQRHWLRVTIPNPQMSTINAYLECSACGRRGDIPAGTSYTCTRCKADTVSTPKITYNFVASDGTGTMECTSFTEDSEKLFRMTAADTFRMKNSNDAATFEQLQEMLKSNHFLLEVGPTMGRSKNGVLEWCLKSIDLESGEAQAENVEHHFADQQAEQGPSASQVLAQATIARQQLEQPTLRRKNPEQAMVTGKQPEQGAIPQKKLKQAQAENVEHHFADQQAEQGPSASQVLAQATIARQQLEQPTLRRKNPEQAMVTGKQPEQGAIPQKKLKQEFIAELHAAQGSIARQSDEEEDDSSGK, encoded by the exons ATGTCTACTAGAATCATTACTGATCCAAAAGGAGAAAGAGCAGACGCATTGAGGGAATG GGTCAAAAATCGCACCGACTGGCTGAGTGACAGGCAAGCAAGGGTATTGGATGTCAGGAACCCTACGAAAGAGAAGGTGATCATCACACTGGACTCCCTGAAGCTAAAAAGG CCTTACAACACCTTGCAAGAGCAACGCCATTGGCTCAGGGTTACAATACCCAACCCTCAAATGAGCACGATCAATGCATACCTGGAGTGCTCTGCTTGTGGACGGCGTGGAGACATTCCAGCAGGGACATCCTACACTTGCACCAGATGTAAGGCAGATACCGTGTCTACTCCAAA GATTACCTACAATTTCGTGGCATCTGATGGGACTGGCACAATGGAATGCACCTCGTTCACTGAAGATTCTGAAAAGTTGTTCAGGATGACGGCTGCAGACACGTTCAGGATGAAGAACAGC AATGATGCAGCGACCTTTGAACAGCTCCAGGAAATGCTCAAGTCCAACCACTTTCTGCTGGAAGTCGGTCCAACAATGGGCCGTTCAAAGAACGGCGTGCTTGAATGGTGCTTGAAATCGATTGATTTGGAATCTGGGGAGGCCCAAGCAGAAAATGTTGAGCATCACTTTGCTGATCAGCAGGCTGAACAGGGTCCGAGTGCCAGCCAGGTGCTTGCACAAGCAACGATTGCTAGGCAGCAGCTTGAACAACCAACGCTTCGTAGGAAGAACCCTGAGCAAGCAATGGTTACTGGGAAGCAGCCAGAGCAAGGAGCcattcctcaaaagaaactgAAGCAGGCCCAAGCAGAAAATGTTGAGCATCACTTTGCTGATCAGCAGGCTGAACAGGGTCCGAGTGCCAGCCAGGTGCTTGCACAAGCAACAATTGCTAGGCAGCAGCTTGAACAACCAACACTTCGTAGGAAGAACCCTGAGCAAGCAATGGTTACTGGGAAGCAGCCAGAGCAAGGAGCcattcctcaaaagaaactgAAGCAGGAATTCATAGCTGAGCTCCATGCTGCACAGGGGAGTATTGCAAGACAATCAGACGAAGAGGAGGATGACTCCTCTGGTAAGTAA